Proteins from a genomic interval of Clostridium cochlearium:
- the fabZ gene encoding 3-hydroxyacyl-ACP dehydratase FabZ, with the protein MKNLYIKDILEILPHRYPMLLVDKVERIEPGKNIVAYKNVTFNEEFFRGHFPDEPVMPGVLIIEALAQAGAIAVLTLDEFKGKIPYFAGINKAKFRKKVIPGDTLKLEVEMIKLRGSAGIGKGIAMVDEKVVAEAEIMFMIG; encoded by the coding sequence ATGAAAAATTTATATATAAAAGACATATTAGAAATATTGCCTCATAGATATCCTATGCTTTTAGTTGATAAAGTTGAAAGAATTGAACCTGGAAAAAACATTGTAGCTTATAAAAATGTAACATTCAATGAAGAGTTTTTTAGAGGTCATTTCCCAGATGAACCAGTAATGCCTGGAGTATTAATTATAGAGGCATTAGCACAAGCAGGAGCTATAGCAGTATTAACTTTAGATGAATTTAAAGGAAAAATACCGTATTTTGCTGGGATAAATAAAGCTAAATTTAGAAAGAAAGTTATTCCAGGAGATACTCTAAAATTAGAAGTAGAAATGATTAAATTGAGGGGTTCTGCAGGTATAGGAAAAGGAATAGCTATGGTAGATGAAAAAGTAGTAGCTGAAGCGGAAATCATGTTTATGATAGGGTGA